A window of Rubricoccus marinus contains these coding sequences:
- a CDS encoding aspartyl protease family protein, which translates to MRSALVAAVLLFAAAPLAPTAAQTAYVGGRWFTGERFAPRDTVWASGGVFTSRPLAPEAARVVDLDGRYIVPPFGDAHTHMLADSYSAGLAHELFVDRGVLYALVLNDDARGGPRGDLPAGLDVALAHGGITSTGSHPAPLYERLARNPNAASGAARSDTLAWTAHRRAYWFFDTPAIVEQEWADFLATEPDAVKVYLTYNARCDGRPTYRGCGLSPQALHEVVRRSREAGLPVVAHVNTRDDVRRAVEAGVDALAHLPSGNDGIGTADPRFWLDAETVARMASGGVTAIPTASLLMKDLDAFRADTLQTEVARQRAELQALHAAGVPLALGADQWRRSAAFEADYLAAAGVFEPAVLLDLWSRVTPQTVLPDREIGRLAPGYEASFLALACDPLADWTCTRRITHLEKQGVALRSSPEASGDPAETVRLWREVDLAAFTAPPEASDGPLRAGLKALVDADFDGAARRLTEALDAVPDSLRPFVHSRIGDAAAARFDWDAALGAWKASGDDVEGGTVAGWARFPGASVRFSAPEATVPFDHLRVPAAVNGEAVRAIVDTGGPNTSVSRGLAQRLGLRVDSTARGFSYVPSAGTTTPNYAVLIDSVQVGAATFYNVPATVSWTDDASGEAVEPGEETIFLGAMLLRRFAGAIRYNYADSTFTIVRDVPRTDARPNSIIEGQLAPAIAATVNGSRAKALVDTGSSTDVYLASGEFEIPPEAYTRTISGTLASGYTWTQRLYALPFEIDGHPASTLEAYEASYILNADSPVTVLLGKTVWREGTLTIDFVNRRVSYAPAFR; encoded by the coding sequence ATGCGTTCCGCTCTCGTCGCCGCCGTTCTCCTCTTCGCCGCTGCGCCTCTGGCGCCGACGGCCGCGCAAACGGCGTACGTCGGCGGGCGTTGGTTCACCGGGGAGCGGTTCGCACCGCGCGATACGGTCTGGGCCTCTGGCGGCGTGTTCACCTCGCGGCCCCTGGCGCCAGAGGCCGCCCGCGTCGTGGACCTGGACGGGCGGTACATCGTGCCGCCGTTTGGCGACGCGCACACGCACATGCTCGCGGATTCGTACTCCGCCGGCCTCGCGCACGAGCTGTTCGTGGACCGCGGCGTGTTGTACGCGCTCGTCCTCAACGACGACGCCAGAGGCGGACCCCGCGGCGACCTCCCCGCAGGCCTCGATGTCGCACTCGCCCACGGCGGGATTACCTCTACCGGCAGCCACCCGGCGCCGCTCTACGAGCGCCTCGCGCGCAACCCCAACGCGGCCTCTGGCGCCGCACGCAGCGACACGCTCGCGTGGACGGCCCACCGCCGCGCGTACTGGTTTTTCGATACGCCCGCGATCGTTGAGCAAGAATGGGCCGACTTCCTCGCGACCGAGCCCGACGCCGTCAAGGTGTACCTCACCTACAACGCGCGCTGCGACGGCCGCCCCACCTACCGCGGATGTGGGCTCTCGCCTCAGGCGCTCCACGAGGTCGTCCGCCGGTCGCGAGAGGCCGGGCTCCCGGTCGTGGCCCACGTCAACACTCGCGACGACGTGCGCCGCGCCGTGGAAGCCGGCGTGGACGCCCTGGCGCACCTGCCGAGCGGCAACGACGGCATCGGGACCGCCGACCCGCGTTTCTGGCTCGACGCGGAGACGGTCGCGCGGATGGCCTCTGGCGGGGTGACTGCGATCCCGACGGCGTCGCTGCTCATGAAGGACCTCGACGCGTTTCGCGCGGACACTCTACAGACCGAGGTCGCGCGCCAACGCGCCGAACTCCAGGCTCTGCACGCCGCCGGCGTGCCCCTCGCGCTCGGCGCCGATCAGTGGCGGCGGAGCGCCGCGTTCGAGGCCGACTACCTCGCCGCAGCGGGCGTGTTCGAACCCGCCGTACTCTTGGACCTGTGGAGCCGCGTCACGCCCCAGACCGTGCTTCCGGATCGCGAGATCGGCCGACTCGCGCCGGGCTACGAGGCCAGCTTTCTCGCCCTCGCCTGCGACCCTCTGGCGGACTGGACGTGCACGCGGCGGATCACTCACCTCGAAAAGCAGGGCGTCGCGCTGCGCTCGTCGCCAGAGGCCTCTGGCGACCCGGCCGAAACGGTTCGCCTCTGGCGCGAGGTCGATCTCGCGGCGTTCACGGCCCCACCAGAGGCCAGCGACGGGCCGCTGCGTGCGGGACTCAAAGCGCTCGTCGACGCTGACTTCGACGGCGCTGCGCGGCGATTAACAGAAGCGCTGGACGCGGTCCCGGATTCGCTCCGGCCGTTTGTGCACAGCCGGATCGGGGACGCGGCGGCGGCGCGTTTCGACTGGGACGCCGCGCTTGGCGCCTGGAAGGCCTCTGGCGACGACGTGGAAGGCGGGACAGTTGCCGGCTGGGCGCGATTCCCGGGGGCGAGCGTCCGGTTTAGCGCGCCAGAGGCGACGGTGCCTTTCGATCACCTCAGGGTGCCCGCAGCGGTCAACGGCGAAGCCGTCCGCGCCATCGTAGACACTGGCGGGCCGAACACGAGCGTCTCGCGCGGCCTAGCCCAGCGGCTCGGCCTGCGCGTCGACTCCACCGCCAGAGGCTTCAGCTACGTCCCCTCGGCAGGGACCACCACCCCCAACTACGCCGTCTTGATCGACAGCGTGCAGGTCGGCGCCGCGACGTTCTACAACGTGCCCGCGACGGTCTCGTGGACCGATGACGCCTCTGGCGAAGCAGTTGAGCCCGGCGAGGAGACCATCTTCCTCGGCGCGATGCTGCTGCGACGCTTCGCAGGCGCCATCCGCTACAACTACGCCGACTCCACGTTCACCATCGTCCGTGACGTGCCCCGGACCGACGCGCGGCCCAACTCGATCATCGAAGGCCAACTCGCGCCCGCCATCGCCGCGACCGTCAACGGATCGCGCGCGAAGGCACTTGTCGACACCGGCAGCAGCACGGATGTGTACCTCGCCTCTGGCGAGTTCGAGATTCCGCCAGAGGCGTACACGCGCACCATCAGCGGCACGCTCGCCAGCGGCTACACGTGGACGCAGAGGCTCTACGCCCTCCCGTTCGAGATCGACGGCCACCCCGCGTCGACGCTGGAGGCGTACGAAGCCAGCTACATCCTCAACGCCGACTCGCCCGTGACCGTCCTGCTCGGCAAAACGGTCTGGCGCGAGGGGACGCTCACGATCGACTTCGTCAACCGCCGCGTGAGCTACGCGCCCGCTTTCAGATGA